The Nonlabens spongiae genome contains a region encoding:
- the rimM gene encoding ribosome maturation factor RimM (Essential for efficient processing of 16S rRNA), with translation MRKEDCFYVGTIVNKFSFKGELLVKLDTDEPETFLEMESVFIAIGKKLVPFFISSSQLHKSMLLRVKFEDVEDEAAAEALLKKELYLPLSFLPPLEGNKFYYHEVIGFKMIDEVHGDIGIIEYINDSTSQVLFEVQKGDRQLLIPLNDHFIKKVDRENKEIHVATPEGLVELYLS, from the coding sequence GTGCGTAAAGAAGACTGTTTTTACGTAGGCACCATAGTCAACAAATTCAGTTTCAAAGGTGAGTTGCTGGTCAAGCTTGACACAGACGAACCTGAAACTTTTTTAGAAATGGAATCAGTTTTTATCGCAATCGGTAAAAAACTGGTTCCGTTTTTTATTTCAAGCAGCCAGCTGCATAAATCCATGCTTCTTAGGGTAAAGTTTGAAGACGTGGAAGATGAAGCCGCCGCAGAGGCACTTCTTAAAAAAGAACTATACCTCCCTCTTAGTTTTCTACCGCCGCTGGAAGGAAACAAATTTTACTATCACGAGGTCATTGGTTTTAAGATGATCGATGAGGTTCATGGGGATATAGGCATTATTGAGTACATAAATGACTCCACTTCACAAGTTTTGTTTGAGGTCCAGAAAGGCGATCGCCAATTGCTCATCCCTCTCAACGATCATTTCATTAAAAAGGTAGATCGGGAGAATAAGGAGATCCATGTCGCCACACCTGAGGGTTTAGTTGAACTCTATCTTTCATAA